The DNA region TTATATTCAAGATGCTTTTAGTGGTGGAAGTTTAGCCAGTCGCAAGAGTATTCGTGTTGTCACAGAAATTGCATGGCAGGCACATTTTGTAAAAAATATGTTTATTAGACCTTCAGAAGAAGAATTAGCCCATTTTAAACCAGATTTCGTTCTTTATAATGCATGTAAAATAGTCAATGAAGACTATAAAAAGCACAATTTACACTCTGATGTATTTGTTGTTTTTAATGTAGAAGACAATATTGCTATTATTGGTGGTACGTGGTATGGTGGAGAGATCAAGAAGGGAATCTTTTCTATGATGAACTACTGGTTGCCTTTAGAGGGGAAACTTTCTATGCACTGCTCAGCCAATGTGGGTGAAAAAGGTGATACTGCTCTTTTCTTCGGTCTTTCAGGTACTGGAAAAACAACTCTTTCAACAGATCCAAAGCGTAAGCTCATTGGAGATGATGAACACGGCTGGGATGATAATGGTATTTTCAATTTTGAGGGCGGCTGTTACGCTAAATGTATCAATCTTGATCCAAGCAGTGAGCCTGAAATTTTTGGGGCAATTCGTCAAGATGCACTGCTTGAAAATGTTGTTATGAATGATAAATGTGTAGTTGATTATGCAGATGCCTCTAAAACAGAAAATACCCGCGTGTCTTATCCTATTTATCATATTGACAATCATGAAACAAGCCTACAAGCAGGACATCCTAAAAAAATTATCTTTTTAAGCGCCGATGCATTTGGTGTTTTGCCTCCTGTATCTAAACTTAATAATGAGCAAGCAATGTACTATTTCCTCAGTGGTTATACCGCTAAAGTTGCTGGAACAGAGCGTGGTATTACGGAACCTGTTGCAACGTTTAGTGCCTGTTTTGGTGAGGCATTTTTACCACTGCATCCAACCGTTTATGCAAAACTCTTAGGTGAGAAAATCGCAAAGCATAACGTTGATGTTTATTTGGTCAATACAGGTTGGACTGGCGGAAGTTACGGTGTTGGAAAGCGCATGAGCATTAAAGCAACACGTGCATGTATTAATGCAATTTTAGATGGTAGTATTAATGATTGCGAATTTGAATCTATCCCTGTTTTCAACATCCAAGTACCAAAAGCACTTGATGGTGTTCCAACAGAAATTTTAAATCCTAAAAATACATGGGAAAATAAAAGTTTTTACGATGCAACCAGAGATGAACTTGCTGGTATGTTTATTGACAACTTTAAAAAATACATTACAGCGGATTCTGATTTCTCAAATGCAGGTCCAAAACTCTAATTTTAACTTTACATGTAAAGGAGTTTTTGAGCTCCTTTACCTTTTAATATCACAAAATCTAACGCAATTTTATAGGAGATATTTGAATGTCAAAGCTATGGTCTGGCAGATTTGCCGCAAGCGGAGCACAATTACTCGACGAATTTAACGCTTCATTACCTTTCGATAAAAAACTATACGAAGAGGATATCAAAGGCTCAATTGCGCATGCAACAATGCTTGCAAAACAAGGTATTCTCACCCAAGATGAAGCCGATCAAATCGCGACAGGTTTACTGCAAATCAAACAAGAGATTGAATCAGAAACATTTGTTTTTGATATTGCCCACGAAGATATTCACATGTCGGTCGAAACAAGGCTTATTGATCTTATTGGAGAAGCAGGAAAACGCCTTCATACAGCGCGCAGTCGTAACGATCAAGTTGCCGTTGATTTTAGACTGTACGTTCAAAAACAAAATTTAGTGATAGTGCATGTATTAGAAGAGGTCATTGATGTTTTAATGAGTATTGCTAAAGAACACACCAACACACTTCTTCCAGGCATGACACATCTTCAACATGCCCAACCCATCAACCTTGCCTTTCACCTCTTAGCGTATGTTTCGATGTTTAAACGAGACATTGAACGCCTTGAAAGTTCTTACCAACGCAATAATATTTTACCTCTTGGCTGTGCCGCCCTTGCGGGGACACCTCATAATATTGATAGAGAGTATGTGGCCAAGCTTTTAGGATTTGATAGTGTGAGCGTGAACTGCCTTGATACGGTCAGTGATCGTGACTTTGCACTTGAAATTCTCTTCAATATTTCGACGATTATGATGCATATTTCACGATTTGCGGAAGAGCTTATTTTGTGGTCAAGCTATGAGTTTAAATTTATCACGCTTAGCGATGAATACTCTACAGGTAGTTCCATTATGCCCCAAAAGAAAAATCCCGATGTCCCTGAACTTTTACGTGGTAAAACAGGGCGTGTGAATGGCAATCTGATTGGATTATTAACCGTGCTTAAAGGACTTCCTCTAGCGTACAATAAAGATATGCAAGAGGATAAAGAGGGCGTGTTTGATAGTGTTGAAACCGTTTACATGTCTCTTAACATCCTCAAAGAAGCGGTTCGTACGATGACTATTAATGTTGGACGCATGAAACAAGCCTGCGAAGTTGGACATTTAAGTGCAACGGATTTGGCTGACTATTTGGTTCAAAAGTGCAATATCCCTTTTCGTGAAGCTCATTTTATCACAGGGCGTGCCGTAGCACATGCTGAAGGATTAGGAATTGATCTTAGTGTTATGAGTGTAGATGAGCTTCAAAAAGTTGACGCTCGCATCGGTGAAGATGTCAGCGAATATCTCTCTTTAGTTCATTCGATGAATGCACGAACTTCTCAAGGAGGAACGGCAGTCTCTTCTACATGTAAACAGATTGAAATTTTTGAAACATGGATAAAATCGCGTCATTAAGTAAATCATGAAGAGGTTCTTCCTCTTCATCTATAGTGTTTTAAAGAAATTTGTGAGTATCACTATCTACTTTGTGTGCATCATTATTTGATTTTTTATCACTCGAAAGAGTGTCCCATGAAAGTGGCGCTCCCCCTAAAAGGTGAAAATGCAGATGCAAGACTTCCTGCCCACCATCACTGCCATTATTGGTAATTAAACGGTATCCACGCTTGTCCAATTCTAAAAGTTTAGCCACTTGCTGAATAAATTCTGTCATTGTAACCATGATTTTTGGATCAACTTCTTGAAAACATTTATACTCTTTTTTGGGAATAATCAAAATGTGTATAGGCGCTTTTGGATTAATATCGTGGAATGCTAAAAAATCCTCATTTTCTAGTACTTTGTTGCAAGGAATTTCACCACTTACAATTTTACTAAAGATCGTCATCGCCTTCTCCTCTTTTTTAGGATGATTTTAACCTTTTATAATTAAAGTTTGACTAAAATGGACATTCGAATAGATTGAAGAGCATTATTGATGCTTGTGAATGAAAGGCAACCCTTTGAAAGATATAGAAAATGCGATAGGTTCGTGTACATCGCTTGTTGAATTAGAAAAGATGCGAGTCTCTCTTTTTGGTAAGAAAGGGTATTTTGCTGCACAATTTGAAGAGCTCAAAAAGCTTGAGGGTGAAGCAAAAAAAGAGTTTGCTCAAAATCTCAATATCAACAAAGAGAATTTTTTAGAACGACTCAATCAAAAAAAGAGTGCACTTGAAAGTGTTATGATTGAAGAGCAAATGCGTAAAAGCAGTGTTGATGTCACACTTTTTAATCAAGAAAGCGCAGCAGGGGCATTGCATCCTGTGATGGATACTATGGATAAAATTATCGAATATTTTGTAAGTATGAACTTTTCGATTGAGGAAGGACCTCTTGTTGAAGATGACTTCCATAATTTTGAAGCCTTAAACCTTCCAAAGTATCATCCAGCACGTGATATGCAAGATACCTTTTATTTTAAAGATTCGATGTTGCTTCGTACGCACACCTCTCCTGTTCAAATTAGAACCATGCTCAAACAAAGTGCACCGATTCGTATGATCTGCCCAGGTGCTGTTTTTAGACGTGATTTTGACATTACGCATACTCCGATGTTTCACCAAGTCGAAGGACTCGTGGTCGATAAAACAGGAAAAGTCTCTTTTGCTAATTTAAAATTTATTCTCGAAGACTTTTTAAAATATATGTTTGGCGATGTTAAAGTACGTTTCCGTCCAAGCTTCTTCCCCTTTACCGAACCTAGTGCAGAAGCGGATATTAGTTGTATTTTTTGTCATGGTGAAGGCTGTCGTGTCTGTTCTCATACCGGCTGGTTGGAAGTATTAGGCTGTGGCGTTGTCGATCCGAATGTCTTTAAAGCCGTTGGGTATAAAGATGTCAGTGGTTATGCCTTTGGACTTGGTGTTGAGCGCTTTGCGATGCTACTGCATCAAATTCCAGATTTAAGGTCTTTATTTGAGGGTGATTTGAGATTATTGGAGCAATTTAGATGATAGTAACGAAACAGTGGTTAAATGAATGGATTGATATCAGTGCGATTGATACGGACAAAATTTCTATAGCACTCAATGCCATTGGTTTAGAAGTCGATGGACTCACAAAAATCAGAATTCCTCAGAATGTTCTTATTGGTCATGTTGTCTCATGTGAGAAGCACCCCAATGCGGATAAACTCAATGTCTGTCACGTTGATGTAGGTGCAACTGTTCAGCAAATTGTGTGTGGGGCTAAAAATGTTGCAGCGGGACAGATGGTAGCTGTTGCACTGATTGGAGCAGAACTTCCTGGCGGCATTAAAATCAAAAAAGCGAAACTCAGAGATGTGGAATCCTGCGGTATGATCTGCTCTTCCACGGAGCTTGGACTTCCGAAAATCAATGATGGCATTATGATTTTGGATGAGAGTATTGGAAAGCTAGAGCTTGGAAAACCTCTGTGTGAGTACCCTTTAATCAACGACGATGTGATTGAAATTGGACTAACACCTAACCGAGGTGATTGCCAAAGTGTCTATGGTGTAGCTCGAGATTTGAGTGTCTATTTTGATTTGGAAGTAAAAACATTAGGACAAAAAGAGGAAGAAGAAAACCAACCAGGGGTAGGACGAGTGTTACATCTACACGGTAGTGAAGCACTTTCAGGCTCTTATATGTACAAAGTATTTGACAATAAAGAAATTGGTGTTCCTCTTTTAGTTGAGCTTCGATTAGGTTTTGCTGAGGTTGAATCTTCGTGCTTACTGGGTAAATTGATTGACTACGCAACTTATGTGACAGGTGTACTTCTTCGTGCTTATAATCAAACCTGTTTTGGTGCTAAAGATGATAAAGCAAAAATTACCATTGCTAAAGATGAAAATGGATTAGATGCTATTTATGGTCTGAATGGACAAAAAATAGCGATTGCTGGAGTTGCTCAAATGACTGAGTGCAAAGCCTCAGCAAGTGATGAACGCATTATTATCGAAGCAAATTACACGCATCCTGAAATTATCGCGTCACGGAGTGCCAATAAAAAACTAGGAGCAGATAAACATCTGTATCGCTCTTCACGAGGTAGTGAACCACAGCTTGCTTTTGGGTTAAACTATTTTTTTAAAATGCTTAACAAGCGTTCAAAAATTATGGCTTACGCAGATTCTCAACAAATTACACAAGATTTTGAAGCCAAGATTATCAATATTCACCAAAGTGACTTGACTGAAATGATTGGCGAAGAGATTCCTAAAAATAAGATTATCAAGATTTTGAAACAGTTGGGATTTGGTGTTAACTTTGCTTTTGAGCAAGATGTGATTAATGTGAAAATTCCACAATTTAGATCAGATGTGATCAATACGCAAGATATCTGTGAAGAGATTGTTCGAATTGTCGGTATTGATAATATTCATTCCAAGCCTTACTCTTTTGCCGAAAAACTTAAAATTAATCAACCTTATCTTAATTTTAAAAAACGACAGATGTATCGTTATAGAGCCGTAGCTGCAGGATTTTTTGAGACATTGCATTTCGTATTTGGTGACAGTGAAAATGCTAAGAAATTTCATTTACCGCTTTTAAATGAAGCACTTGAAGTTGCAAATCCTATTACAAGTGAACTTAATACGCTTCGAAGCTCTTTATTGCCAAATATCTTAAATGCGGTTTCAAATAACCTCAAATTTGGTAAAAAACGCGTAGCCCTTTTTGAAGTAGGAAGTGTTTTTGATAGTGAGAGAACGGAATCTAAAAAAATAGCGTTTGTTTTTAGTGGCGAAAATGGCATTCCTGAGATTTCCAACCATGGAAAACCAAGTAAAATTGATTTTTTTGCCTTTGCAGAAAAAATTCAAAGCGTTCTGAGTAACTTTACACTTCTTCCACTTGAAGAAGTTAATGGTCTTTGCAGTCCGTATGAAGCAGCTCGCGTTATCATTGATGGTGTTGAAGCGGGTTATATGGCACGTGTCAATGTCCAAGTGGAAAAAGAGCTTGATTTAGATCGTACGTATATTTGTGAGCTTGATTTTGAAGCGCTTTCATATAAACGTAAAGTTGCAAAAGAGTATTCCAAATTACCCTCTTCATCACGTGATCTAAGCCTACTTGTAGATGCAAAAATGCAATACTCGGAGTTAGAGAGTTTTATTACGTCCATTGCTCCTAAAGCTTTAACAAAATTTGCCGTGATTGATCGTTATGTCCATGAAAGTTTGGGAGATAAAGTCAGTCTTACACTTACGTTACAATTTCAATCTTTAGACAAAACATTTGAAGAAGAAGAAATCGCCTCAATGGTAGAAGCGCTACTTTCAAAAATTCAAGAGAAATTTGGAATTACCATCCGATGAAAACGTTACATGTAAACCCCAAAGTCTCTTTTGAGTTTACAACCGATCAAATTGCCAGCGATAAGTCTATTTCGCATCGCTGTGCGATTTTTTCACTTCTAAGTGATCAACCTTCTATGATCAAAAATTATTTGCCCGCAGAAGATACACTGTGCACACTTAGCATTGTTCAGTCTTTGGGTGCTCAGATCGAAAGAGCAGAAGATGGAACACTGACGATTACGCCACCTCTTAGTATTGTTGAGCCTCCACTTATTTTAGACTGTGGTAATTCGGGTACGGCAATACGCCTTTTAATGGGATTTCTCTCTTCGTGTAAAGGTTTTTTTGTCTTGTATGGAGATCAGTACCTTTGTTCTCGTCCCATGCGTCGTGTTGCAGACCCACTACGCAGTATTGGTGCACAGATTGATGGAAGAAGCGAAGGTAACTATGCCCCTCTTGGCATTCGAGGAGAAACGCTTAAAGCATTTTGCTACGAGAGTAAAATTGCTTCGGCTCAAGTGAAGAGTGCGCTTATTTTAGCAGCTCTTCAAGCAGATGGAATTTCAACATTTAGTGAGCCAGAACTGAGTCGTGATCATAGTGAGCGAATGCTTCGTGGCATGGGTGCTAAAGTGATTTCTGAGGGTTTACATGTAACGATTCATCCTCAAAGTACACCTTTGAAACCTTTAAAAATGACCGTTCCGAATGATCCATCCAGTGGATTTTTCTTTGCTGTTGCCGCTGCAATTAATGCGGGGAGTTCTGTGACACTCCACAATATGCTTTTAAATCCCACACGCATTGAAGCCTATAAAGTACTTGCACGTATGGGAGCCGAGGTTCAGTTTATCGAACAAGAGAGTATGTATGAAAGTGTCGGTGATATTGTCATCACAGGTAAAGAGCTCCATGGTGTTGACGTCACTGATAATATTTCATGGCTGATTGATGAATTGCCTGCTCTTTCGATTGCTTTTGCCTATGCTAAAGGCAAAAGCCTTGTCAAAAATGCACAAGAATTGCGTGTAAAAGAGAGTGATCGCATCTCCAGTGTAGTGAAAAATCTTCGCTTGTGTGGTATGGAAGTTGAAGAGTTTGACGATGGTTATGCCGTACACGGTGGAGAACTAAAAAGCGCTACAATTAACAGCTTTGGAGACCATAGAATTGCAATGAGTTTTGCTATCGCAGGAACGCGTGTGAGCATGGTAATTGAGGATATTGACTGCATTAACACTTCTTTCCCTAACTTCATTGAGTTACTTTCTCAAATAGGCAAGGTGAACACATGAAAATTAAACTTGCTACCAGCTATGGTTTTTGTTTTGGCGTGAAGCGTGCCATCAAAATCGCAGAAAATACTAAAAATGCTTCAACCATTGGACCGCTTATTCACAACAATGAAGAGATTAACCGTTTGAGTGAAAATTTTAATGTCAAAACATTGCATGATATTAAAGAGGCGGATGGTGTTGGTAAAGCGATTATTCGGACGCATGGTATTCCTAAAAAAGATTTGGAGATGCTTCTTAAAAGTAATGTTCAAGTCATAAATGCTACTTGCCCTTATGTGACAAAACCCCAAGAAATTTGTGAAAAAATGAGTATGGAAGGGTATGAGATTGTCATTTTTGGCGATGCCGATCATCCCGAAGTAAAGGGCGTTGAAAGCTATGCAATTCATGGTGCTCATGTGGTACAAAGTGTGGAAGAACTCGAAAAAGTAAACTTTAAAGGCAATAAAATCGCGGTGGTTTCACAAACGACGCGGAAGATCAGTGAATTTTTAGAGATTACCAATTATTTAGAGACACGTTACAAAGAGGTGAGAGTTTTTAATACCATCTGTAACGCCACTTTTGAGAACCAAGATGCAGCAAGAGAACTTGCAAAAGAAGCTGATGTGGTGGTTGTTATTGGTGGAAAAAACTCTTCAAATACCAAGCAATTACATAGTATTTGCAAAGAATATTGTGTGGATAGTTTTTTAGTGGAAAGCGAAAAAGATTTAGATCCAAGTTGGTTTAGCGGAAAAACGCTTTGTGGCGTGACTGCGGGCGCTTCAACGCCGGATTGGATAATCGAAAAAATAGTTGGAAAAATCAGCGAAATTAAAGTATAATAGGCAACTTTTACATGTTTACATGTAGCTAAATGTGTCAAAAATCAATCAAAAAGGGTATAAAATGGTAAATGAGGCGAACAAAGCTGTTCATACTGACGCCGTAGACGAGCATGAGGAGATGGATTTTGCGGCTATGTTGGAAGAGTCTTTCAAAGATTCTGAGAGAGATGCACTCATCAATGGTGTTGTTGTAGCGATCAAAGAAGATGTTATCTTAGTGGATGTGGGTAAGAAGTCTGAGGGACGTCTGAACGCATCTGAGGTTACAGATGAAAATGGCAACATAACATGCAAAGTGGGAGATGTAATCCCTGTAGTTATTACAGGATTCAGAAACGAAAGACCAGCGGTTTCGCACAAAAAGGCCCTTCGTAAAGGTCATATTAAATCATTTATCGCTGAATATAAAGAAGAAGACGATATTGCTCTTGATGTTAAAATCACCGGTAAAAACAAAGGTGGATTTATTGCTGAGAATGCTGAGGGTATCGAGTTTTTCCTCCCACGTTCTCAAGCTGCGGTCAAAGATATGAACGCACTTATGGGTAAATCACTCAAAGTTAAAATTATTAAAATTGACACCGACACAGAATCTATCATCATTTCTCGCAAAAAATTCTTGGATGACGAACGCAAAAAACGCAAAGAGATCGTTCAAGAGTTGATTGACCGTGATGAAGTGGTTGAAGGAACCATTAAAAAAATCACTACCTACGGTATGTTTGTAGACGTTGGTGGTATTGATGGCTTAGTTCATTACAGCGAAATCAGTTACAAAGGTCCAGTAAACCCTGGTACACTTTATAAAGAGGGTGAAGTCATTCCTGTTAAAGCGATCAAATATGACAAAGATAAACGTCATCTTTCTCTTTCTGTAAAAGCGGCTATGCCAGATCCTTGGGATGAGATTAAAGATGAATTAGAGACAGGTGATTCGATTCAAGTTACCATCAGCAATATTGAGCCTTATGGTGCGTTTGTTGATCTTGGTAATGACATCGAAGGTTTCCTTCACATATCTGAAATTTCATGGGATAAAAATATCAAACACCCACGCGATTACATCGAAGAGGGACAAGTGGTTGATGTTGAAGTAATTGAGATTGATGCTAAAGAGCGAAGACTCAGAGTATCTTTGAAAAACGTACTTCCAAAACCATTTGATGATTTTATGAAAAAATTCAAAGTAGGTGATGTTGTTAAAGGTGAGATCACTACCATCACAAACTTTGGTGCTTTTGTTAAAATCGGTGGTATTGAAGGTCTTTTACACAATGAAGATGCTTCATGGGATCGCAATAATAAATGCAAAGAGCTTTTCACTGTTGGCGCTGAAGTTGAAGTCAAAATCGTTAAAATTGATGAAGAGACTGAAAAAGTATCTCTCAGTAAAAAAGAGCTTGAAGACAGCCCAATTCAAAAATATGCAAAATCTCATGAAAATGGTGACATTGTTCACGGTAAAATCAGAGATATTAAAGAATTTGGTATTTTCGTTGAGCTTGAGGACAATGTTGACGCATTGATTCGTAAAGAAGATTTGGGTCAGGTTAATGAAGCAGATTTGAAAATTGGTGATGAAATTGAAGCAGCCATTACCTTTATTGATGACAAAAAAAATCGTATCCGCCTTTCTGTAAGACGTCTTTCAAAATTGAAAGAAAGAGAAGCACTTAAAGAGATCAATAAAGAAGAGAAAATGACGCTCGGAGATATTTTAAAAGATCAACTGAAATAATCGATGCAAAAAAAAGTACTTGGCGCAGTTTTTTTACTCCTCTTTGCAGGGGTAGGATTTTTCCTCTATAAACTTCTTCATCAAAATGTAGATGTTACTGTTGAGGTCGCCAAGTATGAATCTCCGAAAAAGCAAGAAATCAAACAAGAAACATCGGAAACAGTTTGGATCAAAGAGATGGCACATAAAGATGCGAGGGAGTTTGTATTTCCTGTGAATGAGCTCTTTATGCAAATTGATTCGTTTGGGCAAAAAAGTGGTAGTGGCGGTAAGTTAAAGTCATTTCGCTTGGTGATTGATCGAGTGGATCGTTACTCTCTTTTTTGTATTATCCAGACACTCACCTCTTTGCACCTGCCCTATATGGTGATAAAGGAAGATAAAGTTCCACTCATTTATATAGAAGAAAAAAGTGAGAAACAGCTAAACCAAGTTGTTCTTGAACTTGAAAAATACGATATAAAATCAAAAATTGTCGAGGTTTGGTTATGAAACAGAAGAAAATCATTGTATGCGATGCAATCCACGAAAAAGGTTTTCAAATCTTACGTGCTGAGAAGGATATAGAAGTTATTGACGCTGTGCGTTTACCCAAAGATGAACTTTTAAAAATAATCGGTGATTGTGATGTTGCTATTACACGTAGTTCTACCGATGTTGATGAAAAATTTCTCAATGCGGCTACCAATTTAAAAGCAATTGTCAGAGCAGGCGTGGGTGTTGACAACGTAGATCAAGATGGTTGTAGTAGACGTGGTATCATTGCTATGAACGTACCAACAGCCAATACAATCGCTGCTGTAGAACTTACTATGGCACATCTGTTAGGAACAGCACGTAGCTTTGTGAATGCCAATAATCACCTCAAAATCGAGCGAGTATGGAATCGTGAAAAATGGTATGGTGTTGAGCTTTGTGAAAAACGTCTTGGTGTGATCGGTTTCGGTAATATTGGTAGTCGTGTTGCCATCCGTGCGAAAGCCTTTGGCATGGAAGTAATTGCCTATGATCCGTATATCTCTGCTTCAAAAGTAACTGACCTTGGAATGACCTATACTGAAAATTTTGATGACATCTTAGCTTGTGATTTTATTACGATTCATACTCCTAAAAATAAAGAGACTATTAACATCATCTCACATGATGAAATTGCAAAGATGAAAGATGGTGTGCGTCTTATTAACTGTGCACGTGGTGGTTTGTACAATGAAGAAGCCTTATTTGAAGGTATCAAAAGTGGAAAAATAGCCTTTGCAGGTATTGATGTTTTCTCAAAAGAGCCCGCAACGAGTCATCCACTCTTAGACCTTGAGCATATCTGTGTTACCCCACATTTGGGTGCAAATACCCTTGAATCTCAAGAGAAAATTGCAATCCAAGCGGCTGAAAATGCAATTAGTGCCGCACGTGGTATTAGTTACCCCAATGCGCTTAACTTACCAATTAAAGCTGAAGATATTCCTGCCTTTATTGAACCGTATTTAGAGCTTGTTCAAAAAATGGGTTTCTTGGCAGCTCAGCTTAATCGTTCTGCAATTAAGTCTGTTAAACTTGAGTTAGAAGGTGATATTGGTGCTTATGGCAAATCACTGCTTACCTTTGGAATTGTTGGCTCTCTTAAAGAAGCCAATGAAAATAAAATCAACTATGTTAATGCAGAGTTTGTTGCTAAAGAAAAAAATATTGAAACAAAGTTTGAAGTTATCAACAGTACCAGTGGCTATAAAAATCAAGCGACATTAATTTTAACAACAGAAAAAGATGTTGTGAGTATTAGTGGAACGGTTTTTGGTGAGAATGAACAACGTATTGTGGGTATTAATGGATTTAAATTTGACTTTAAACCAAAAGGCAAAATGATTATCTTTAAAAACCACGATGTTCCGGGTGTTATTGCACATATTGCTTCCACCTTAGCTAAAGAGAATATTAATATTGCGGACTTTAGATTGGGTCGTGGTGCTAATAAATTTGCAATGGCTGTTATCTTAGTTGATACAGATATTGATAAAAAAATCATTGCAGAGCTCAATCATCTTGAAACATGTGTTTGGGTTGAGTACGCTGTTTTATAATTTATTTCGATCATTTGAAGAAGAGGCATGTTTAAGACATGTTTCTTCTTTTCTTCTGTTTTTTGTTTAAATAAAGTTAACTTATATTGAACAATACTCAATTCTATGGGCTTCAAAATCTATTTTAAAAAGTAAAATTTTATTATCTTTTCCTAAAACATTGTGCTTAATTATTTTTGATAAATAAACAAATATTATAAATTTGATAATATTGTTCTCATTAATGAAATAAGGGTAGGGTTTTACATGAAATTATTTTTTTTAGCTTTAATCACGTTAGGCATCTGTTTTGCGCAAGATGGATTGAGTTTAGAAAATGCCATTACAAAAGTAAAAGCCAATAACCAAGAAATTGCGATTGCAAAATTTGATGAGCAAATCAAAACATTAGAACATCAAGCGGCCGTTGGGCAAAACTATGGAAGTTTGGATCTCTCTCAAGCGGCACTTCGCAGTAATGATGCGTTGAATATTTTTGGCTACAAACTTCAATCTCGTCAAGCAACGTTTGCCGATTTTGGCTTTAAGCAATTTAGTGGCAGCAACTATATGTTAGCGCCCAATGATCTTAACAACCCCTCAGATCGTAACCATTTTCAAACTAAAATCGAATACACATTGCCTCTTTACACAGGTGGCAAAATAGAGCAATACGGTAAGATCACCAAAGCACTTCAAGAGATGAGTACGTTAGATCGTGAAGCCTTAACGCTTGAAAAAATCTATGAGCTTAAAAAGAGTTTTTTTGCGATTTCTCTTTTAGACAACTATCTTTATAACCTTCACATTATTGCTACCAATACAACAAAATTAGAAGCGACAACTGAAGCGATGATGCAAGAAGGCTACGTTAAAAAGGTCGATCTTTTAGAAGTACAAAGCAAACAAGCCGATGTTGAACGTCTCATTAAACAAGCAGAAGCCAATAGAACACTGTTATATTACTTTATCTCTTATTTAGTGGGTGAGCCTGTCACTGCAATTCAAGGAAATTACGAAGAGGCTGAAACGCTTTTGAGTTCGG from Sulfurospirillum diekertiae includes:
- the pckA gene encoding phosphoenolpyruvate carboxykinase (ATP) → MSKINEIEKLGLTNIGKVHYNLSYEELLKHEIANNEGHVTSNGTFSVDTGIFTGRSPKDKYFVDQEPSNKYISWGKMNHKVSKEIYEELFEKVKKELSGKDIYIQDAFSGGSLASRKSIRVVTEIAWQAHFVKNMFIRPSEEELAHFKPDFVLYNACKIVNEDYKKHNLHSDVFVVFNVEDNIAIIGGTWYGGEIKKGIFSMMNYWLPLEGKLSMHCSANVGEKGDTALFFGLSGTGKTTLSTDPKRKLIGDDEHGWDDNGIFNFEGGCYAKCINLDPSSEPEIFGAIRQDALLENVVMNDKCVVDYADASKTENTRVSYPIYHIDNHETSLQAGHPKKIIFLSADAFGVLPPVSKLNNEQAMYYFLSGYTAKVAGTERGITEPVATFSACFGEAFLPLHPTVYAKLLGEKIAKHNVDVYLVNTGWTGGSYGVGKRMSIKATRACINAILDGSINDCEFESIPVFNIQVPKALDGVPTEILNPKNTWENKSFYDATRDELAGMFIDNFKKYITADSDFSNAGPKL
- the argH gene encoding argininosuccinate lyase codes for the protein MSKLWSGRFAASGAQLLDEFNASLPFDKKLYEEDIKGSIAHATMLAKQGILTQDEADQIATGLLQIKQEIESETFVFDIAHEDIHMSVETRLIDLIGEAGKRLHTARSRNDQVAVDFRLYVQKQNLVIVHVLEEVIDVLMSIAKEHTNTLLPGMTHLQHAQPINLAFHLLAYVSMFKRDIERLESSYQRNNILPLGCAALAGTPHNIDREYVAKLLGFDSVSVNCLDTVSDRDFALEILFNISTIMMHISRFAEELILWSSYEFKFITLSDEYSTGSSIMPQKKNPDVPELLRGKTGRVNGNLIGLLTVLKGLPLAYNKDMQEDKEGVFDSVETVYMSLNILKEAVRTMTINVGRMKQACEVGHLSATDLADYLVQKCNIPFREAHFITGRAVAHAEGLGIDLSVMSVDELQKVDARIGEDVSEYLSLVHSMNARTSQGGTAVSSTCKQIEIFETWIKSRH
- a CDS encoding histidine triad nucleotide-binding protein, with protein sequence MTIFSKIVSGEIPCNKVLENEDFLAFHDINPKAPIHILIIPKKEYKCFQEVDPKIMVTMTEFIQQVAKLLELDKRGYRLITNNGSDGGQEVLHLHFHLLGGAPLSWDTLSSDKKSNNDAHKVDSDTHKFL
- the pheS gene encoding phenylalanine--tRNA ligase subunit alpha; protein product: MKDIENAIGSCTSLVELEKMRVSLFGKKGYFAAQFEELKKLEGEAKKEFAQNLNINKENFLERLNQKKSALESVMIEEQMRKSSVDVTLFNQESAAGALHPVMDTMDKIIEYFVSMNFSIEEGPLVEDDFHNFEALNLPKYHPARDMQDTFYFKDSMLLRTHTSPVQIRTMLKQSAPIRMICPGAVFRRDFDITHTPMFHQVEGLVVDKTGKVSFANLKFILEDFLKYMFGDVKVRFRPSFFPFTEPSAEADISCIFCHGEGCRVCSHTGWLEVLGCGVVDPNVFKAVGYKDVSGYAFGLGVERFAMLLHQIPDLRSLFEGDLRLLEQFR
- the pheT gene encoding phenylalanine--tRNA ligase subunit beta; translated protein: MIVTKQWLNEWIDISAIDTDKISIALNAIGLEVDGLTKIRIPQNVLIGHVVSCEKHPNADKLNVCHVDVGATVQQIVCGAKNVAAGQMVAVALIGAELPGGIKIKKAKLRDVESCGMICSSTELGLPKINDGIMILDESIGKLELGKPLCEYPLINDDVIEIGLTPNRGDCQSVYGVARDLSVYFDLEVKTLGQKEEEENQPGVGRVLHLHGSEALSGSYMYKVFDNKEIGVPLLVELRLGFAEVESSCLLGKLIDYATYVTGVLLRAYNQTCFGAKDDKAKITIAKDENGLDAIYGLNGQKIAIAGVAQMTECKASASDERIIIEANYTHPEIIASRSANKKLGADKHLYRSSRGSEPQLAFGLNYFFKMLNKRSKIMAYADSQQITQDFEAKIINIHQSDLTEMIGEEIPKNKIIKILKQLGFGVNFAFEQDVINVKIPQFRSDVINTQDICEEIVRIVGIDNIHSKPYSFAEKLKINQPYLNFKKRQMYRYRAVAAGFFETLHFVFGDSENAKKFHLPLLNEALEVANPITSELNTLRSSLLPNILNAVSNNLKFGKKRVALFEVGSVFDSERTESKKIAFVFSGENGIPEISNHGKPSKIDFFAFAEKIQSVLSNFTLLPLEEVNGLCSPYEAARVIIDGVEAGYMARVNVQVEKELDLDRTYICELDFEALSYKRKVAKEYSKLPSSSRDLSLLVDAKMQYSELESFITSIAPKALTKFAVIDRYVHESLGDKVSLTLTLQFQSLDKTFEEEEIASMVEALLSKIQEKFGITIR